In a genomic window of Nomascus leucogenys isolate Asia chromosome 4, Asia_NLE_v1, whole genome shotgun sequence:
- the CABYR gene encoding calcium-binding tyrosine phosphorylation-regulated protein isoform X2: MISSKPRLVVPYGLKTLLEGISRAVLKTNPSNINQFAAAYFQELTMYRGNTTMDIKDLVKQFHQIKVEKWSEGTTPQKKLECLKEPGKTSVESKVPTQMEKSTDTDEDNVTRTEYSDKTTQFPSVYAEPGTEQTEAVGDLSSKPATPKTTTPPSSPPPTAVSPEFAYVPADPAQLAAQMLAMAASERGQPPPYSNMWTLYCLTDKNQQGHPSPPPAPGPFPQATLYLSNPKDPQFQQHPPKVTFPTYVMGDIKKTSAPPFILVGSNVQEAQGWKPLPGHAVVSQSGVLRYVAMQVPTAVPADEKYQKHTLSPQNANPPSGQDVPRPKSPVFLSVAFPVEDVAKKISGSGDKCAPFGSYGIAGEVTVTTAHKVRKAETENW; the protein is encoded by the exons ATGATTTCTTCAAAGCCCAGACTTGTCGTACCCTATGGCCTCAAGACTCTGCTAGAGGGAATTAGCAGAGCTGTTCTCAAAACCAACCCATCAAACATCAACCAGTTTGCAGCAGCTTATTTTCAAGAACTTACTATGTATAGAG GGAATACTACTATGGATATAAAAGATCTGGTTAAACAATTTCATCAGATTAAAG tagagaaatGGTCAGAAGGAACGACACCACAGAAGAAATTAGAATGTTTAAAAGAACCAGGAAAAACATCTGTAGAATCTAAAGTACCTACCCAGATGGAAAAATCTACAGACACAGACGAGGACAATGTAACCAGAACAGAATATAGTGACAAAACCACCCAATTTCCATCAGTTTATGCTGAGCCAGGCACTGAGCAAACAGAAGCAGTTGGTGATCTTTCTTCCAAACCAGCCACCCCTAAGACTACTACCCCACCCTCATCACCACCTCCAACAGCTGTCTCACCAGAGTTTGCCTACGTCCCAGCTGACCCAGCTCAGCTTGCTGCTCAGATGTTAG caatggcAGCAAGTGAACGAGGACAACCACCACCATATTCTAACATGTGGACCCTATATTGTCTAACTGATAAGAATCAACAAGgtcacccatcaccaccacctgcACCTGGGCCTTTTCCCCAAGCAACCCTCTATTTATCTAATCCTAAGGATCCACAGTTTCAGCAGCATCCACCAAAAGTCACTTTTCCAACTTATGTGATGGGCGACATCAAGAAGACCAGTGCCCCACCTTTTATCTTAGTAGGCTCAAATGTTCAGGAAGCACAGGGATGGAAACCTCTTCCTGGACATGCTGTTGTTTCACAGTCAGGTGTCTTGAGATATGTTGCAATGCAAGTGCCCACTGCTGTTCCTGCAGATGAGAAATACCAGAAACATACCCTAAGTCCCCAGAATGCTAATCCTCCAAGTGGACAAGATGTCCCCAGGCCAAAAAGccctgttttcctttctgttgctTTCCCAGTAGAAGATGTAGCTAAAAAAATTTCAGGATCTGGTGACAAATGTGCTCCCTTTGGAAGTTACGGTATTGCTGGGGAGGTAACCGTGACTACTGCTCACAAAGTTCGCAAAGCAGAAACTGAAAACTGGTAG
- the CABYR gene encoding calcium-binding tyrosine phosphorylation-regulated protein isoform X3, translating to MISSKPRLVVPYGLKTLLEGISRAVLKTNPSNINQFAAAYFQELTMYRGNTTMDIKDLVKQFHQIKVEKWSEGTTPQKKLECLKEPGKTSVESKVPTQMEKSTDTDEDNVTRTEYSDKTTQFPSVYAEPGTEQTEAVGDLSSKPATPKTTTPPSSPPPTAVSPEFAYVPADPAQLAAQMLAMAASERGQPPPYSNMWTLYCLTDKNQQGHPSPPPAPGPFPQATLYLSNPKDPQFQQHPPKVTFPTYVMGDIKKTSAPPFILVGSNVQEAQGWKPLPGHAVVSQSGVLRYVAMQVPTAVPADEKYQKHTLSPQNANPPSGQDVPRPKSPVFLSVAFPVEDVAKKISGSGDKCAPFGSYGIAGEVTVTTAHKVRKAETEN from the exons ATGATTTCTTCAAAGCCCAGACTTGTCGTACCCTATGGCCTCAAGACTCTGCTAGAGGGAATTAGCAGAGCTGTTCTCAAAACCAACCCATCAAACATCAACCAGTTTGCAGCAGCTTATTTTCAAGAACTTACTATGTATAGAG GGAATACTACTATGGATATAAAAGATCTGGTTAAACAATTTCATCAGATTAAAG tagagaaatGGTCAGAAGGAACGACACCACAGAAGAAATTAGAATGTTTAAAAGAACCAGGAAAAACATCTGTAGAATCTAAAGTACCTACCCAGATGGAAAAATCTACAGACACAGACGAGGACAATGTAACCAGAACAGAATATAGTGACAAAACCACCCAATTTCCATCAGTTTATGCTGAGCCAGGCACTGAGCAAACAGAAGCAGTTGGTGATCTTTCTTCCAAACCAGCCACCCCTAAGACTACTACCCCACCCTCATCACCACCTCCAACAGCTGTCTCACCAGAGTTTGCCTACGTCCCAGCTGACCCAGCTCAGCTTGCTGCTCAGATGTTAG caatggcAGCAAGTGAACGAGGACAACCACCACCATATTCTAACATGTGGACCCTATATTGTCTAACTGATAAGAATCAACAAGgtcacccatcaccaccacctgcACCTGGGCCTTTTCCCCAAGCAACCCTCTATTTATCTAATCCTAAGGATCCACAGTTTCAGCAGCATCCACCAAAAGTCACTTTTCCAACTTATGTGATGGGCGACATCAAGAAGACCAGTGCCCCACCTTTTATCTTAGTAGGCTCAAATGTTCAGGAAGCACAGGGATGGAAACCTCTTCCTGGACATGCTGTTGTTTCACAGTCAGGTGTCTTGAGATATGTTGCAATGCAAGTGCCCACTGCTGTTCCTGCAGATGAGAAATACCAGAAACATACCCTAAGTCCCCAGAATGCTAATCCTCCAAGTGGACAAGATGTCCCCAGGCCAAAAAGccctgttttcctttctgttgctTTCCCAGTAGAAGATGTAGCTAAAAAAATTTCAGGATCTGGTGACAAATGTGCTCCCTTTGGAAGTTACGGTATTGCTGGGGAGGTAACCGTGACTACTGCTCACAAAGTTCGCAAAGCAGAAACTGAAAACTG A
- the CABYR gene encoding calcium-binding tyrosine phosphorylation-regulated protein isoform X1: protein MISSKPRLVVPYGLKTLLEGISRAVLKTNPSNINQFAAAYFQELTMYRGNTTMDIKDLVKQFHQIKVEKWSEGTTPQKKLECLKEPGKTSVESKVPTQMEKSTDTDEDNVTRTEYSDKTTQFPSVYAEPGTEQTEAVGDLSSKPATPKTTTPPSSPPPTAVSPEFAYVPADPAQLAAQMLGKVSSIHSDQSDVLMVDVATSMPVVIKEVPSSEAAEDVMVAAPLVCSGKVLEVQVVSQTSVHVDLGSQPKENEAEPSTASSVPLQDEQEPPAYDQAPEVTLQADIEVMSTVHISSVYNDVPVTEGVVYIEQLPEQIVIPFTDQVACLKENEQSPPVSPKSVVEKTTSGISKKSVESVKLAQLEENANYSSVYMEAEATALLSDTSLKGQPEVPAQLLDAEGTIKIGSEKSLHLEVEITSIVSDNTGQEESGENSVPQEMEGKPVLSGEAAEAVHSGTSVKSSSGPFPPAPEGLTAPEIEPEGEATAE, encoded by the exons ATGATTTCTTCAAAGCCCAGACTTGTCGTACCCTATGGCCTCAAGACTCTGCTAGAGGGAATTAGCAGAGCTGTTCTCAAAACCAACCCATCAAACATCAACCAGTTTGCAGCAGCTTATTTTCAAGAACTTACTATGTATAGAG GGAATACTACTATGGATATAAAAGATCTGGTTAAACAATTTCATCAGATTAAAG tagagaaatGGTCAGAAGGAACGACACCACAGAAGAAATTAGAATGTTTAAAAGAACCAGGAAAAACATCTGTAGAATCTAAAGTACCTACCCAGATGGAAAAATCTACAGACACAGACGAGGACAATGTAACCAGAACAGAATATAGTGACAAAACCACCCAATTTCCATCAGTTTATGCTGAGCCAGGCACTGAGCAAACAGAAGCAGTTGGTGATCTTTCTTCCAAACCAGCCACCCCTAAGACTACTACCCCACCCTCATCACCACCTCCAACAGCTGTCTCACCAGAGTTTGCCTACGTCCCAGCTGACCCAGCTCAGCTTGCTGCTCAGATGTTAGGTAAAGTTTCATCTATTCATTCTGATCAATCTGATGTTTTAATGGTGGATGTGGCAACCAGTATGCCTGTTGTTATCAAGGAGGTGCCAAGCTCAGAGGCTGCTGAAGATGTCATGGTGGCTGCTCCTCTTGTGTGTTCTGGAAAGGTGCTAGAAGTGCAGGTTGTGAGCCAAACATCTGTCCATGTAGATTTGGGTTCTCAACctaaagaaaatgaggctgaaCCATCAACGGCTTCCTCAGTCCCCTTGCAGGATGAACAAGAACCTCCTGCTTATGATCAAGCTCCTGAGGTCACTTTGCAGGCTGATATTGAGGTTATGTCAACTGTTCATATATCATCTGTCTATAACGATGTGCCTGTGACTGAAGGAGTTGTTTATATCGAGCAACTGCCAGAACAAATAGTTATCCCTTTTACTGATCAAGTTGCTTGTCTTAAAGAAAATGAGCAGTCACCACCAGTTAGTCCCAAATCTGTAGTAGAAAAGACCACCTCTGGCATTTCTAAAAAATCTGTAGAGTCGGTAAAACTTGCACAGTTGGAGGAGAATGCAAACTATTCTTCCGTATATATGGAGGCAGAAGCAACAGCTCTGCTCTCTGACACATCTTTGAAAGGTCAGCCTGAGGTACCTGCACAACTCCTGGATGCAGAGGGCACTATCAAAATAGGCTCTGAAAAGTCTCTGCACCTTGAAGTGGAGATCACTTCAATAGTCTCTGACAATACTGGGCAGGAGGAGTCTGGGGAAAATTCTGTACCCCAGGAGATGGAAGGCAAACCTGTGCTCTCTGGGGAAGCTGCAGAAGCAGTGCACTCAGGTACATCTGTAAAGTCATCTAGTGGCCCCTTCCCTCCTGCTCCAGAAGGCCTTACTGCACCAGAAATTGAACCAGAAGGGGAAGCAACAGCTGAATAA